The following proteins are encoded in a genomic region of Planococcus lenghuensis:
- a CDS encoding SLC13 family permease: MITAAWDWMWEKHDEAKKTLRFFVRPDEGVPENSVSVSGGTHGPGDGDNRSYNTGQLIGLFAGPLLFILTLLFFEPPGLTPEAQAILAGTLWIAIWWITEAIPIPATSLLPIILFPLTGGLDIESTTAAYGDDTIFLFMAGFMIALAMEKWNLHRRIALTIIGLIGTNTDRIILGFMIATGFLSMWISNTATAMMMVPIGLAIIYQVSDALKDDPSIDTSKENFAFGKALMLGIAYSASLGGIATLIGTPPNALLAGALDTIYGIELGFGQWMLFGVPFAWGFIFLAWFYLVKLAHPLKLKQLPGGNAVIREEKRRLGAASFEEKVVFTIFVLTAFAWISRSFLLSLFLPEIGDAIIGLIAVIILFAIPSKNRRGDNLLDWATAVKLPWGILLLFGGGLAIAAGFVSSGLSEWIGSQLSALEGVHILLVIFVVATLVIFLTEITSNTATASMMFPIMAALASALVVHPFALMVTAAVAASCAFMLPVATPPNAVVFGSGYLRIPDMAKSGFLLNVIGIVISSLLVYFYLPVVFGIDLTVLPETLQ, translated from the coding sequence ATGATTACAGCTGCTTGGGACTGGATGTGGGAAAAGCACGATGAAGCAAAAAAGACCTTGCGCTTTTTTGTCAGGCCGGACGAAGGAGTTCCCGAGAATAGCGTGTCAGTCAGCGGCGGAACCCACGGGCCGGGAGACGGGGATAACCGGAGTTACAATACCGGGCAATTGATCGGATTGTTTGCCGGACCGCTGCTTTTTATCCTGACTTTACTGTTCTTTGAACCGCCAGGCCTTACTCCTGAAGCCCAGGCCATTTTAGCTGGCACTCTCTGGATTGCGATTTGGTGGATCACGGAAGCGATTCCGATTCCCGCAACTTCCCTGTTGCCGATTATCCTGTTCCCGCTCACAGGGGGGCTCGATATTGAAAGTACGACTGCCGCCTACGGGGATGATACGATCTTCCTTTTCATGGCCGGCTTCATGATTGCTCTGGCTATGGAAAAGTGGAATTTGCACCGGCGGATTGCGCTGACCATTATCGGCCTGATCGGCACGAATACGGACCGGATCATTCTGGGTTTCATGATTGCCACCGGTTTTCTCTCCATGTGGATTTCGAACACCGCTACGGCCATGATGATGGTGCCAATCGGTTTAGCGATCATTTATCAAGTATCGGATGCACTCAAGGATGACCCGTCGATCGACACCTCGAAAGAGAATTTTGCATTCGGGAAAGCGCTTATGCTCGGAATCGCTTATTCCGCCTCACTTGGCGGAATTGCAACGTTGATCGGAACACCGCCGAATGCGCTCCTGGCTGGCGCACTTGATACAATTTATGGCATAGAACTCGGATTCGGCCAATGGATGCTGTTTGGTGTCCCGTTTGCCTGGGGCTTCATCTTTCTTGCCTGGTTCTATCTTGTCAAATTGGCGCATCCGCTTAAGCTGAAGCAACTTCCTGGCGGCAACGCGGTGATTCGGGAAGAGAAGCGGCGGTTAGGAGCCGCTTCTTTTGAAGAAAAAGTGGTTTTCACTATTTTCGTGCTAACCGCTTTTGCTTGGATCAGCCGCTCATTTTTACTTTCGCTGTTCCTCCCGGAAATCGGAGATGCCATCATCGGGCTGATTGCGGTTATTATCCTGTTTGCAATTCCTTCAAAAAACCGCAGAGGCGATAACCTGCTTGACTGGGCGACTGCCGTCAAATTGCCGTGGGGTATTTTGCTCCTATTCGGCGGCGGCCTTGCCATTGCTGCCGGATTTGTCAGCTCAGGTCTTTCGGAATGGATCGGAAGCCAGCTGTCGGCACTTGAAGGCGTCCATATCCTGCTTGTGATTTTTGTTGTGGCAACGCTTGTAATCTTCCTGACTGAGATCACATCGAATACAGCAACAGCTTCCATGATGTTTCCGATCATGGCGGCACTTGCGAGCGCGCTGGTTGTTCATCCGTTTGCCCTTATGGTCACAGCGGCAGTCGCTGCATCCTGTGCATTCATGCTGCCCGTTGCAACACCGCCGAATGCTGTCGTCTTCGGTTCCGGTTATTTGCGGATTCCTGATATGGCGAAATCCGGATTCCTGCTGAATGTTATTGGAATCGTAATCAGCAGTCTGCTCGTCTACTTCTATCTTCCGGTTGTTTTCGGTATTGATCTGACCGTACTTCCAGAGACGCTGCAATAA
- a CDS encoding metal-dependent hydrolase — MTGKTHMLGGMAAGLAFASVTGAQPLLMLGTGIIGSMLPDICHSGSMIGRKLKPLSKIINAIFGHRTFTHSLLFLAIIGTLLDRWPDNAAVTAGIIVGMASHLLLDMATKNGIKLFFPVSVTVRLPLTVKTGGTGENAVFAILSLLTVYFGYIAFDFASLS, encoded by the coding sequence ATGACAGGAAAAACACATATGCTCGGCGGCATGGCTGCCGGGCTGGCCTTTGCATCAGTAACAGGCGCGCAGCCGCTGCTGATGCTTGGCACAGGAATTATTGGATCGATGCTGCCGGACATTTGCCATAGCGGCAGCATGATCGGCAGAAAACTTAAACCGCTGTCGAAAATCATTAATGCGATATTCGGCCACCGGACGTTCACCCACAGCCTTCTGTTTCTGGCGATCATCGGAACTTTGCTGGACCGTTGGCCGGATAATGCTGCTGTAACAGCCGGCATTATCGTCGGAATGGCGAGCCATCTGCTGCTCGATATGGCGACAAAGAATGGAATTAAGCTGTTTTTTCCGGTCAGTGTGACCGTTCGCCTGCCGCTTACTGTTAAGACAGGCGGGACCGGTGAAAATGCAGTATTCGCCATTCTGTCGCTGCTGACCGTTTACTTTGGCTATATAGCATTTGATTTCGCATCACTCAGCTGA
- a CDS encoding site-2 protease family protein encodes MIRLEATKKQNRVLGTLGVIGIFLATKLKFVLAIVKFAKLQTLISMFLSLGFYAAVFGWKFGVALIYVLFIHEMGHLVAARVKGIRTSPAIFVPFMGAVIGIDPKAIKDAETESFIAYGGPLAGLLSIIPAIPLYLYTDEPLFALIIYLGAFLNLFNLLPVSPLDGGRIVASLSTALWGFGIVLLIVLNFVMPGPMLLLITVIGGISWITHLLRGRKKKQFENEIGEIDRKIRQLAWQLDISPVPETEEEVKDAASLLARRHKLERMRAERKEEIHRISTYYVTSTKTKVKWALLYIGLIGVLAFIMISSLSLLETIT; translated from the coding sequence GTGATCCGTTTGGAAGCGACCAAAAAACAAAACCGGGTGCTGGGAACTCTCGGCGTTATCGGTATTTTTCTGGCAACTAAACTGAAATTTGTCCTTGCAATTGTGAAGTTCGCGAAATTGCAGACATTGATTTCGATGTTTCTGTCACTCGGCTTTTATGCAGCTGTATTCGGCTGGAAATTCGGTGTCGCATTAATTTATGTGCTGTTTATCCATGAGATGGGTCATCTCGTGGCTGCCCGGGTGAAAGGGATCCGGACATCTCCGGCAATTTTTGTACCGTTCATGGGTGCCGTCATCGGCATTGACCCGAAAGCGATTAAAGACGCGGAGACGGAAAGTTTTATCGCGTACGGCGGACCGCTGGCAGGTCTGCTGTCCATCATACCAGCCATTCCGCTTTATCTCTATACAGATGAACCGCTTTTTGCGTTAATTATCTATTTGGGGGCTTTCCTGAACCTGTTCAATTTGCTGCCGGTCAGTCCGCTTGACGGGGGACGGATCGTGGCTTCTCTGTCCACCGCATTGTGGGGCTTCGGAATCGTGCTGCTGATCGTTCTGAACTTTGTAATGCCGGGACCGATGTTGTTGCTGATTACGGTGATCGGGGGGATTTCCTGGATTACCCACTTGCTGCGCGGAAGGAAGAAAAAGCAGTTTGAAAATGAAATCGGAGAGATTGACCGGAAAATCCGCCAGCTGGCCTGGCAGCTGGATATATCGCCGGTGCCGGAAACGGAAGAGGAAGTGAAGGATGCGGCCAGTCTGCTCGCCAGGCGCCACAAGCTTGAACGGATGCGGGCTGAACGGAAAGAAGAGATTCACCGGATCAGCACGTATTACGTAACAAGCACGAAAACAAAAGTGAAGTGGGCCCTGCTGTATATCGGCCTGATCGGCGTATTGGCCTTCATCATGATCAGCAGTTTAAGCCTGCTTGAAACCATCACGTAA
- a CDS encoding HD domain-containing protein, giving the protein MGIHKFFTSLNDLERIIRAPGRFKFEDHNVAAHSWKVSQYAMFFATIEEQAGKEIDWKSLYEKTINHDFAEVFIGDIKTPVKHSSPELKEMLARVEEGMMEKFILSEIPEEFQQIFFDRMKEGKDETTEGRLLEFADKLDQFYESFAELKRGNKDPEFVIMYRTALRKLLDLPLNASVSYFKDTILDDVISEDTVIDVREITKEVLES; this is encoded by the coding sequence ATGGGTATCCATAAATTTTTCACATCTTTAAATGATTTAGAGCGGATTATCCGCGCGCCGGGCCGTTTTAAATTCGAAGACCATAATGTAGCGGCGCATTCCTGGAAAGTCAGCCAGTATGCGATGTTTTTCGCCACAATCGAGGAACAGGCTGGAAAAGAAATCGACTGGAAATCGCTTTATGAAAAAACCATCAACCATGACTTTGCGGAAGTGTTCATCGGCGACATCAAAACACCCGTCAAGCACTCCTCGCCGGAATTGAAAGAAATGCTGGCCCGGGTGGAAGAAGGAATGATGGAGAAGTTCATCCTGAGCGAAATCCCGGAGGAGTTCCAGCAGATTTTCTTTGACCGGATGAAAGAAGGAAAAGATGAAACCACAGAAGGCCGGCTGCTGGAGTTTGCCGATAAACTGGACCAGTTCTATGAATCCTTCGCCGAACTGAAACGGGGCAATAAAGATCCCGAATTCGTGATCATGTACCGGACTGCGCTCCGGAAACTGCTGGATCTGCCGCTTAATGCCAGCGTCTCCTATTTTAAAGATACCATTCTTGATGACGTGATCAGTGAAGACACAGTCATCGATGTACGGGAAATTACAAAAGAAGTGCTCGAAAGCTGA